The region TGCACGATCGCGTTGAGCCGTGCACGGGCGTCGTCGTCGGCGAAGACGATCGCGGCCACGGCGTCGCGGTCGAGTGACCCGTCTGCGGCTTGCACCCCGGCGCCGAACTCCGCGACGACCGCGGCGAGCCCCGGCGTACCGGGCTCGACCACCTCACGAGCGATCGCATCGGCGTCGATGACCTTGGCCCCGAGCGCGGCGAACCGCTTCGTGACCTCGCTCTTGCCAGCGCCGATCCCGCCGGTCAGCCCGACGTTGAGCATCGAGACGATCCCCGCAGGCGGGTGCTACTCCGCCGCGTCCGACGCCTCGTCGTCACCACCGGTCAGCTTGCGGCGAAGCTCGGCGAGCGCTTCGTCGCTGGCCAGCGTGCCACCGGACTCGGCGTCGGAGGCACCCTCCGGCGAAGAGCTGTACGACGTCGCCTCAGCGGCCTCCGCGTCAGCGGCCTGGGCGGCCTGCATCTGCTTCTGGTGGGCCTCCCAGCGCTCGTGCGCCTTGGCGTACTGCGCTTCCCACTCGGCCTGCTGCGCCTCGTAGCCCGGCTTCCACTCGTTGGTGTCGGAGTCGAAACCCTCGGGGTAGATGTAGTTGCCCTTGTCGTCGTACTGGGCCGGCATGCCGTACTGGGTCGGGTCGAAGTGGTCCGCGACCGCCTCGCCGACGGTGCCCTCGTTGGCCTGCTTCAGCGACAGCGAGATCCGGCGACGCTCGAGGTCGATGTCGATGACCTTGACGTAGATCTCGTCGCCGACGTTGACGACCTGCTCCGGGATCTCGACGTGGCGCTCGGCCAGCTCGGAGATGTGAACCAGGCCCTCGATGCCCTCCGCGACGCGGACGAACGCACCGAACGGGACGAGCTTGGTGACCCGACCGGGGACGACCTGGCCGATCTGGTGGGCACGGGCGAAGGCCTGCCACGGGTCTTCCTGCGTCGCCTTGAGCGACAGCGAGACCCGCTCGCGGTCCATGTCCACGTCGAGCACCTCGACGGTGACCTCCTGGCCGACCTCGACGACCTCGCTGGGGTGGTCGATGTGCTTCCAGGACAGCTCGGATACGTGGACGAGACCGTCGACGCCACCGAGGTCGACGAACGCACCGAAGTTGACGATCGAGGAGACGACACCCTTGCGCACCTGGCCCTTGAGCAGCTGCGTCAGGAACGTCTGCCGAACCTCGCTCTGCGTCTGCTCGAGCCACGCGCGACGGGACAGGACGACGTTGTTGCGGTTCTTGTCGAGCTCGATGATCTTGGCCTCGAGCTCCTTGCCGACGTACGGCTGGAGGTCGCGCACCCGGCGCATCTCGACCAGCGAGGCGGGCAGGAAGCCCCGCAGCCCGATGTCGAGGATGAGGCCGCCCTTGACGACCTCGATCACCGTGCCGGTGACGATGCCGTCCTCTTCCTTGATCTGCTCGATCGTGCCCCAGGCCCGCTCGTACTGAGCGCGCTTCTTGGACAGGATCAGGCGGCCTTCCTTGTCCTCCTTCTGGAGGACAAGGGCCTCGATCTCGTCCCCGACCGAGACGACCTCGTTAGGGTCGACGTCGTGCTTGATCGACAGCTCGCGGCTGGGGATCACACCCTCGGTCTTGTAACCGATGTCGAGCAGCACCTCGTCGCGGTCGACGCGAACGATGACCCCTTCGACGATGTCGCCGTCGTTGAACTCCTTGATGGTCCCCTCGATGGCGGCGAGGAAGTCCTCGGCGGTGCCAATGTCGTTGATCGCGACCTGGGTGAGGGCGTTGGGCTCGGCGACTGCAGCGGTCATGTAGTGGTGATCCTCGGGAACGGACAGATGTCGAAGGTGGACAGATGTCGGGTTGTGCGCCGGGGGTCCCGCGACGCGACCAGCAAGTTTAGTCCGCGCCTACCCGCACGTCGAACGCCGCGACGAGCGCTCGAACCAGCCCGATGACGGTCATCAAACCGGTACGCCGGCATCTCGACCCGGCGACCAGCCTGCGGGCATCCCGGAGCTGGTGGGACGCCTCCGCCGCCGACTACCAGGTCGAGCACGGCGACTTCCTCGGTGACGCCGACTTCCTGTGGTGTCCGGAAGGTCTGCGCGAGTCCTCGGCCGGCCTGCTCGGCGACGTCCGCGGCCGACGAGTGCTCGAAGTCGGAGCCGGCGCCGCGCAGTGCAGCCGCTGGCTCAACGCGGCCGGCGCCTGGGCCGTGGGAGTCGACCTGTCCGCCTCCCAGCTCGCCCACTCACGGCTGATCGACGCGGCGTTGGGGGTACGGACCCCGGTCGTCGTCGGCGACGCCCAACGGCTGCCGTTCGGCGACGCGGTGTTCGACGCGGCGTGCTCGGCGTACGGTGCCGTTCCGTTCGTCGCTGACTCCGCTGCCGTGATGAGCGAGGTCGCCCGGGTGCTGAAGCCGGGCGGACGCTGGGTGTTCTCCCTGACGCACCCGATCCGGTGGTCCTTC is a window of Mycobacteriales bacterium DNA encoding:
- the rpsA gene encoding 30S ribosomal protein S1 translates to MTAAVAEPNALTQVAINDIGTAEDFLAAIEGTIKEFNDGDIVEGVIVRVDRDEVLLDIGYKTEGVIPSRELSIKHDVDPNEVVSVGDEIEALVLQKEDKEGRLILSKKRAQYERAWGTIEQIKEEDGIVTGTVIEVVKGGLILDIGLRGFLPASLVEMRRVRDLQPYVGKELEAKIIELDKNRNNVVLSRRAWLEQTQSEVRQTFLTQLLKGQVRKGVVSSIVNFGAFVDLGGVDGLVHVSELSWKHIDHPSEVVEVGQEVTVEVLDVDMDRERVSLSLKATQEDPWQAFARAHQIGQVVPGRVTKLVPFGAFVRVAEGIEGLVHISELAERHVEIPEQVVNVGDEIYVKVIDIDLERRRISLSLKQANEGTVGEAVADHFDPTQYGMPAQYDDKGNYIYPEGFDSDTNEWKPGYEAQQAEWEAQYAKAHERWEAHQKQMQAAQAADAEAAEATSYSSSPEGASDAESGGTLASDEALAELRRKLTGGDDEASDAAE
- a CDS encoding class I SAM-dependent methyltransferase; amino-acid sequence: MTVIKPVRRHLDPATSLRASRSWWDASAADYQVEHGDFLGDADFLWCPEGLRESSAGLLGDVRGRRVLEVGAGAAQCSRWLNAAGAWAVGVDLSASQLAHSRLIDAALGVRTPVVVGDAQRLPFGDAVFDAACSAYGAVPFVADSAAVMSEVARVLKPGGRWVFSLTHPIRWSFLDDPGLGGLIAKTSYFDRRPYVEVDEDGVPTYVEHHRTMGDRIREIVAAGLVLDELVEPEWPKEHERTWGQWSKLRGQLIPGTAIFLTHKP